One genomic window of Corallococcus caeni includes the following:
- a CDS encoding social motility and stimulation tgl protein, which yields MFTIDERYRGLPANRDQVLALHLSLNAPHVAIPGKQAGPAQAFVVGLRGGQGAGVFVYLYLVEAGDCAVYVSGRRIQSADELREDEDDALAFVESLGFMMDNANWRAAAPAQQDEWLKTLPVFFREPTLVPAVKARAEEKRNVATTLGRFLAAF from the coding sequence GTGTTCACCATCGACGAGCGCTACCGGGGCCTCCCCGCGAATCGCGACCAGGTGCTCGCGCTGCACCTGTCCCTCAACGCGCCGCACGTGGCGATTCCCGGCAAGCAGGCCGGGCCCGCGCAGGCCTTCGTGGTGGGGCTGCGCGGCGGGCAGGGCGCGGGCGTCTTCGTGTACCTGTACCTCGTGGAAGCGGGGGACTGCGCGGTGTACGTGTCCGGCCGGCGCATCCAGTCCGCGGACGAGCTGCGCGAGGACGAGGACGACGCGCTCGCGTTCGTGGAGTCGCTGGGCTTCATGATGGACAACGCGAACTGGCGTGCCGCGGCGCCCGCGCAGCAGGACGAGTGGCTCAAGACGCTGCCGGTGTTCTTCCGGGAGCCCACGCTCGTGCCCGCCGTGAAGGCCCGCGCCGAAGAGAAGCGCAACGTCGCCACCACCCTGGGCCGCTTCCTGGCCGCGTTCTGA
- the tgl gene encoding social motility TPR repeat lipoprotein Tgl has protein sequence MSRITSSCFLAFALASAGCAHVPTEKERRSSEIHYDLGIQAQQHGHVQDALAEYQKALEQNPDNPEAHNAVGLLLHLSFRRLDEASSHYEQALKLRPSFSDARTNLGNLRLDQGRYDDAIKLYEESLNDMQYRYGFSAQNNMGWALYKKGDTVNALQNIKAAITTNPDFCLGYKNLGIIYDETGKTEEACRQFAHYREKCPDVAEAYQREGVCQAKLGRVDEAKAAFAGCESKAQPNEQVLKDDCRSLLDHL, from the coding sequence ATGTCCCGCATCACTTCCTCCTGCTTCCTCGCGTTCGCGCTCGCGTCGGCGGGCTGCGCGCACGTCCCCACGGAGAAGGAGCGCCGGAGCTCGGAGATCCACTACGACCTGGGCATCCAGGCCCAGCAGCACGGCCATGTGCAGGACGCGCTCGCGGAGTACCAGAAGGCGCTGGAGCAGAACCCGGACAACCCGGAGGCCCACAACGCGGTGGGGCTCCTGCTGCACCTGTCCTTCCGGCGGCTCGACGAGGCGTCGTCCCATTACGAGCAGGCGCTGAAGCTGCGGCCGTCCTTCTCCGACGCGCGCACCAACCTGGGCAACCTGCGCCTGGACCAGGGCCGCTACGACGACGCCATCAAGCTGTACGAGGAGTCGCTCAACGACATGCAGTACCGCTACGGCTTCTCCGCGCAGAACAACATGGGCTGGGCCCTCTACAAGAAGGGCGACACGGTGAACGCGCTGCAGAACATCAAGGCGGCCATCACCACCAACCCGGACTTCTGCCTGGGCTACAAGAACCTGGGTATCATCTACGACGAGACGGGCAAGACGGAGGAGGCGTGCCGGCAGTTCGCGCACTACCGTGAGAAGTGCCCGGACGTGGCGGAGGCCTACCAGCGCGAAGGCGTTTGCCAGGCGAAGCTCGGGCGGGTGGACGAGGCGAAGGCTGCGTTCGCGGGCTGCGAGTCCAAGGCCCAGCCCAACGAGCAGGTGCTCAAGGACGACTGCCGCTCACTGCTGGACCACCTCTAG
- a CDS encoding helix-turn-helix domain-containing protein, whose product MDHVDFGKYLSQQRELRGLSREDVSRETKIPPSLVAALEAGQVERLPERVFVLNYIRAYAQVIGLSPEEAALRYEEVDRAVPAPSPVQLEKERRKRAYIILAVLLAVLLLGAALFLVLSGKLPPPTAR is encoded by the coding sequence GTGGACCACGTCGACTTCGGCAAATACCTCAGCCAGCAGCGCGAGCTTCGCGGCCTGTCGCGCGAGGACGTCTCCCGGGAGACGAAGATTCCCCCCAGCCTCGTCGCGGCGCTGGAGGCGGGGCAGGTGGAGCGGCTGCCCGAGCGCGTGTTCGTGCTGAACTACATCCGCGCGTACGCGCAGGTCATCGGCCTGTCGCCGGAGGAAGCGGCGCTGCGCTACGAGGAGGTGGACCGGGCCGTGCCCGCGCCTTCGCCGGTGCAGCTCGAGAAGGAGCGGCGCAAGCGGGCGTACATCATCCTGGCCGTGCTGCTGGCGGTCCTGCTCCTGGGCGCGGCCCTGTTCCTGGTGCTGTCCGGGAAGCTTCCGCCCCCCACGGCGCGTTGA
- a CDS encoding phasin family protein produces the protein MDNNTEAPREKPSVAEAFERIWSQALLAVNTAEEEASRAVQRVASVAGWSQDEVKRQAREFAERLTGHRKDLEHNVEERVRTALTLLKLPRREELQAFGARLERLNERIQALEHRK, from the coding sequence ATGGACAACAACACCGAGGCCCCCCGAGAGAAGCCTTCCGTGGCGGAGGCGTTCGAGCGGATCTGGAGCCAGGCGCTCCTGGCCGTGAACACGGCCGAGGAAGAGGCTTCCCGCGCCGTGCAGCGCGTGGCGTCCGTCGCGGGCTGGAGCCAGGACGAGGTGAAACGTCAGGCCCGCGAGTTCGCGGAGCGCCTGACGGGGCACCGCAAGGACCTGGAGCACAACGTGGAGGAGCGGGTCCGCACGGCCCTGACCCTCCTGAAGCTGCCGCGCCGCGAGGAGTTGCAGGCCTTCGGTGCCCGCCTGGAGCGTCTGAACGAACGCATCCAGGCCCTGGAGCACCGTAAGTGA
- a CDS encoding lytic transglycosylase domain-containing protein, with protein sequence MSGPAASGGRSLGTRFFAGLHALSSGCSRLPLLAGVALVVSARVVPLLEEPAPQSMVPELVAQEAVSEEAALIDAVLAKRAPDLGLTLRRRLGQAIDEESRRTGYDPLLVLALIDVESDFEEESVSEKGARGLMQIKPSTLHFLAEKEGLKLSREEVVADPAVCVRLGIRYLRNLQGRFGGDLDLALMAYNAGPTRIRDAMKAGELEKFRRYPRAVRRDFRRFREGHGLGGDWALAQREPPPPTPDETPTAAP encoded by the coding sequence GTGAGTGGCCCCGCCGCCTCGGGCGGCAGGTCGCTGGGAACGCGGTTCTTCGCGGGGCTGCATGCCCTGAGCAGCGGGTGCTCCCGGCTCCCGTTGCTCGCGGGTGTGGCGCTCGTGGTGTCCGCGCGGGTGGTGCCCCTCCTGGAGGAGCCCGCCCCCCAGTCCATGGTCCCCGAGCTGGTGGCGCAGGAGGCCGTCTCCGAGGAGGCGGCGCTCATCGACGCCGTGCTGGCCAAGCGCGCCCCGGACCTGGGGCTCACGCTGCGCCGGCGTCTGGGGCAGGCCATCGACGAGGAGTCGCGCCGCACGGGGTATGACCCGCTGCTGGTGCTGGCCCTCATCGACGTGGAGTCCGACTTCGAGGAGGAATCCGTCTCCGAGAAGGGCGCCCGGGGCCTGATGCAGATCAAGCCCAGCACGCTGCACTTCCTGGCGGAGAAGGAAGGCCTGAAGCTGTCGCGCGAGGAAGTGGTGGCGGACCCCGCCGTCTGCGTGCGCCTGGGCATCCGCTACCTGCGCAACCTGCAGGGCCGCTTCGGCGGCGATCTGGACCTGGCGCTGATGGCCTACAACGCGGGCCCCACGCGCATCCGGGACGCGATGAAGGCCGGGGAGCTGGAGAAGTTCCGCCGCTATCCCCGGGCCGTGCGGCGCGACTTCCGCCGCTTCCGCGAAGGCCACGGTCTGGGCGGGGACTGGGCCCTGGCGCAGCGCGAGCCGCCTCCGCCGACGCCCGACGAGACGCCGACCGCGGCGCCCTGA